One genomic window of Candidatus Poribacteria bacterium includes the following:
- the csx2 gene encoding TIGR02221 family CRISPR-associated protein — protein MAKTCHASVGKEHILLTSLGMRAIKTEYLWNGKKAEADLTPLALVELLEKSQLPNRVVAVVTQDAKRETWQIFRAGICRTLRLSPELVEIPNGSSTDEIRQILETVANRVPEGADLTLDVTQGLRHFPFIFYALVLYLKSLRGVNIRGAYYGMVEGIAKEEPKPIIDLQPLLELPEWFHAVRMFRDQGTTNPMASLLQPLANQLREQGSKLQNGAKKPPLEAIELYKKSNQVKGAVDSLKNYAFAYESALPLELEKASRGLVASIEKLPATDSQSLPPLVGELTESIVSAAQKTAFIKLPAKKGKWKEEIPLDENELKRQAYMIDLYLKRDQLSLAVGLMREWVISWAIWKSSKTVEIEKWLDNNKVRPRYERILGAIGASAKSGGPRLILTQDQEEFREFWNRLTDNLRNALHHHAMRSEALEEVPISLKDVQKFWNQLKDDGLKTTSEIELPPLGGRLLISPQGRRPGVLFSALKVADPDTCLVICSDTSADSTRDAADEAGFRGAIEQIKLDDPLGGFNEIEKVAQHAKGYLSYADEVRANITGGTTLMGVIVQKLVEEAQQLNRPVKRFALIDRRSTEEQESDPFVQGDSHWLD, from the coding sequence ATGGCAAAGACATGCCACGCATCCGTAGGTAAAGAACATATTTTACTGACCAGCCTCGGAATGCGAGCGATTAAAACAGAATATCTATGGAACGGGAAAAAAGCCGAGGCCGACCTCACCCCACTGGCGTTGGTGGAACTCCTTGAGAAATCCCAGTTACCCAATCGTGTTGTCGCGGTAGTTACCCAAGATGCCAAGCGTGAAACATGGCAGATTTTTCGTGCAGGAATCTGCAGAACTCTTAGATTGAGTCCTGAGTTAGTTGAAATTCCTAACGGAAGCAGCACTGACGAAATTCGTCAGATTCTTGAGACTGTTGCCAATCGCGTGCCAGAAGGTGCTGATCTGACCCTTGATGTCACACAGGGGCTCCGGCACTTCCCGTTTATCTTCTATGCCTTAGTGCTGTATCTTAAATCTCTTCGTGGTGTAAATATTCGCGGTGCCTACTACGGCATGGTTGAAGGGATAGCGAAGGAGGAACCTAAACCCATCATTGACCTACAGCCGCTCCTTGAATTGCCAGAATGGTTTCATGCTGTCCGGATGTTCCGCGATCAAGGAACAACAAATCCGATGGCGAGTCTTCTCCAACCATTAGCAAATCAGCTGCGTGAACAAGGAAGCAAATTACAGAACGGAGCCAAGAAACCTCCACTTGAAGCTATTGAACTTTATAAAAAATCCAATCAAGTCAAAGGTGCTGTTGACTCGCTAAAAAATTATGCTTTTGCTTACGAGTCCGCCTTGCCCTTGGAATTAGAAAAAGCTAGTAGAGGTCTTGTTGCTTCAATTGAGAAACTTCCTGCCACAGATAGCCAGAGTCTACCGCCTCTTGTTGGTGAACTTACTGAGAGCATTGTCAGTGCAGCGCAAAAAACAGCGTTTATAAAACTGCCAGCGAAAAAAGGGAAGTGGAAAGAGGAGATCCCTTTGGATGAAAATGAATTAAAGCGTCAGGCGTATATGATCGATTTGTATCTGAAACGGGATCAACTTTCACTTGCAGTAGGCTTAATGCGGGAATGGGTGATCTCTTGGGCAATCTGGAAATCAAGCAAAACTGTTGAGATTGAGAAGTGGTTGGATAATAACAAAGTCCGGCCCCGATATGAACGGATCCTCGGTGCTATTGGGGCATCTGCTAAAAGTGGGGGACCTCGATTAATCTTAACACAGGATCAGGAAGAATTTAGGGAGTTCTGGAATCGACTGACAGATAATTTGCGTAACGCCCTACATCATCACGCAATGCGTTCGGAGGCACTTGAAGAGGTTCCTATTTCTCTAAAGGACGTGCAGAAATTTTGGAATCAACTGAAGGATGATGGTTTGAAGACAACAAGTGAAATTGAACTGCCACCGTTGGGAGGGCGATTATTGATTTCACCACAAGGTAGACGGCCGGGTGTATTGTTCTCAGCACTAAAAGTTGCTGATCCGGACACTTGTCTCGTAATTTGTTCGGACACATCAGCTGATAGTACTCGTGATGCTGCCGATGAAGCAGGGTTTAGAGGGGCTATTGAACAGATTAAACTGGATGATCCACTTGGGGGCTTTAATGAAATCGAAAAAGTAGCCCAACATGCCAAGGGCTATCTGTCGTATGCTGATGAGGTTAGAGCAAACATCACAGGTGGAACAACGTTAATGGGCGTGATTGTACAAAAATTGGTGGAGGAAGCACAGCAACTGAACCGTCCAGTGAAACGTTTCGCCCTCATTGATCGACGATCAACGGAAGAGCAGGAAAGTGACCCGTTTGTGCAAGGTGACTCTCACTGGCTTGACTGA
- the cmr1 gene encoding type III-B CRISPR module RAMP protein Cmr1, with protein MNSTQLNLETVTPMFLHGYDNRVVELRPPPFKALFRYWWRAVQDCNVDSLRETEAKLFGSTDGKAPFSIRIPGKKDLGVPLKYSPLPHKNTFKMDAYDVGKQFNLCLITKNASDASTYRQIAKLGFLLGGVGNRSRRGFGSIRETCWSFADVPDLRQEVLDTLNNVAKFEDGKRFEINKGGAIELTHPSNTLPQYPVVGLIGFGNPTTDVGCLLKDIGQATHTHRDDALGYAKGQRRLASPIHVRVQKVGKKYVPVVTLLRWNYPGYESRHIHKQISFVAEIIT; from the coding sequence ATGAATAGTACGCAATTGAATCTTGAAACCGTGACACCAATGTTTCTCCATGGTTATGATAACAGAGTTGTGGAACTTAGACCCCCACCTTTCAAAGCACTATTTCGCTACTGGTGGCGGGCTGTGCAGGATTGTAATGTAGATTCATTGCGGGAAACTGAGGCAAAATTGTTTGGTAGTACAGATGGTAAAGCTCCATTTTCAATTCGTATTCCAGGAAAAAAGGATTTAGGGGTTCCCCTAAAATATAGTCCGTTGCCGCATAAGAACACTTTTAAGATGGATGCCTACGATGTAGGTAAACAATTTAATTTATGTTTGATTACGAAAAACGCTTCAGATGCTTCGACTTATAGGCAAATTGCAAAACTCGGTTTTTTGCTGGGTGGCGTTGGCAACCGTTCACGACGCGGATTCGGTTCAATTCGTGAAACATGTTGGTCTTTTGCCGATGTTCCAGACCTACGGCAAGAAGTTTTAGATACGCTTAATAATGTTGCAAAGTTTGAGGACGGCAAGCGATTTGAGATTAATAAAGGTGGAGCCATTGAATTGACACATCCATCTAATACTTTGCCACAATACCCTGTGGTTGGATTAATTGGTTTTGGTAATCCTACAACTGATGTTGGGTGCTTGTTAAAAGATATAGGACAAGCAACTCATACTCACAGAGATGATGCCTTAGGATATGCAAAGGGACAAAGGCGGTTGGCTTCCCCCATTCATGTCCGTGTGCAGAAAGTAGGAAAGAAATACGTTCCAGTTGTAACACTACTTCGCTGGAATTATCCAGGGTATGAATCACGCCATATTCACAAGCAAATTTCTTTTGTTGCTGAAATTATCACGTAG